A section of the Thauera chlorobenzoica genome encodes:
- a CDS encoding acyl-CoA dehydrogenase, protein MREIIFDAMEQLLGDCCSPNHVRRIERGEGGPKERAVLWRALQESGFTDALVAEARGGSGLSLSDAYPIAFVAGRHALPLPLMQTILVRGIMSETNAELPEGSITIAGDVSVTPDGTVVSNYVPFGEVADWVLVDFGDRAQLLPATGAQRHIAGGYGSVNARMRWTNPSISGNELPGSHWRAYGACLISAMLAGAMERTLNMTMGYANDRVQFGRPIAKLQIIQQQVSVMAEQVFAARMAAQVGFSTAGTRPKLMAAAVAKQRTSEAVGTVSSIAHSVHGAMGFTEEYDLQLFTRRMHEWRLAYGTEVYWSKIIGRELLAAGESRTLDFVRQSLAG, encoded by the coding sequence ATGCGAGAGATCATATTCGACGCGATGGAGCAACTGCTCGGTGATTGCTGTTCGCCGAATCATGTGCGCCGTATCGAGAGGGGGGAGGGAGGCCCGAAGGAACGTGCCGTACTTTGGCGGGCATTACAGGAGTCCGGCTTTACCGACGCCCTGGTGGCTGAAGCGAGAGGGGGGTCAGGATTGAGTCTGTCCGATGCCTATCCGATCGCGTTTGTTGCTGGTCGCCATGCCTTGCCGCTACCGTTGATGCAGACCATATTGGTTCGAGGAATCATGTCGGAGACCAATGCCGAACTTCCAGAAGGGTCGATAACGATTGCTGGAGACGTCTCGGTGACTCCGGACGGAACAGTCGTATCGAATTACGTACCGTTTGGTGAAGTGGCTGACTGGGTCTTGGTGGATTTCGGCGATCGGGCGCAGCTATTGCCTGCGACCGGTGCCCAAAGGCACATTGCCGGGGGGTACGGGAGCGTCAATGCCCGAATGCGATGGACCAACCCGTCGATTTCTGGCAACGAACTTCCCGGATCTCACTGGCGCGCCTATGGAGCGTGTCTGATTTCGGCAATGCTCGCCGGAGCCATGGAGCGGACGTTGAATATGACCATGGGCTATGCCAATGATCGAGTGCAATTCGGGAGGCCGATTGCAAAACTGCAAATCATCCAGCAGCAGGTCAGTGTCATGGCAGAGCAGGTTTTCGCGGCCAGAATGGCGGCCCAGGTCGGTTTTAGTACCGCGGGGACACGTCCCAAATTGATGGCTGCCGCTGTGGCAAAGCAACGCACCAGCGAGGCGGTCGGTACGGTGTCGTCAATTGCGCATTCCGTTCACGGCGCAATGGGGTTTACCGAGGAATATGATTTGCAACTTTTCACACGCCGGATGCACGAGTGGCGCCTCGCGTATGGAACCGAAGTCTATTGGTCAAAGATCATCGGGCGCGAACTGCTTGCCGCCGGTGAGTCACGAACTCTGGATTTCGTACGTCAGAGTCTTGCCGGTTGA
- a CDS encoding acyl-CoA dehydrogenase family protein, which translates to MIESLELTSIPAEDEALRASVRAFLDEALDGVPADVRARSWMGYDADFSRRLAAKGWLGLTLPKEYGGGGRSSFARFVVVEELLSAGAPVTAHWIADRQSGPLIHKYGSEVQKKFYLPRICRGEAFFCIGMSEPNSGSDLASVTTRAVRTDSGWKLNGRKIWTTNAYRSHYMIALVRTSGEPADRHKGLSQMIVDLSLQGVTVRPIHDITGDAHFCEVFFDDVMLGDDALIGAEGSGWEQVTAELAFERSGPERIYSTLVLLDEWFAFLGRDMPVDDGHVALLGRMASQLCVLRAMAISVTEKLARGESPVVEAALVKDLGTEFEQQMPLLIADSLGDDPDRPVPSVLLKTLAYVTQISPSFSLRGGTREILRGMIARGLGLR; encoded by the coding sequence ATGATCGAGTCGCTTGAGCTTACATCCATCCCCGCCGAGGACGAGGCTCTGCGAGCCTCTGTGCGTGCATTTCTTGACGAAGCGCTGGACGGGGTGCCGGCCGATGTCCGTGCCCGGTCCTGGATGGGCTACGACGCCGACTTTAGTCGCCGGCTCGCTGCGAAAGGGTGGCTCGGCTTGACCCTGCCGAAGGAATACGGCGGGGGCGGGCGAAGTTCGTTCGCGCGCTTTGTCGTCGTGGAGGAACTGCTCTCTGCCGGGGCTCCCGTCACCGCTCACTGGATTGCAGACCGCCAGAGCGGACCCTTGATCCACAAATATGGGTCCGAAGTGCAGAAGAAATTCTATCTGCCCCGAATCTGCCGAGGGGAAGCTTTTTTTTGCATCGGCATGAGTGAGCCTAACTCGGGTTCGGATCTCGCCAGCGTGACAACTCGGGCGGTCAGGACGGATAGCGGCTGGAAGCTGAACGGACGCAAGATCTGGACAACGAATGCCTACCGTTCCCATTACATGATTGCACTTGTGCGTACATCAGGGGAGCCTGCGGATCGGCACAAGGGCTTGTCCCAGATGATCGTCGATCTCTCCTTACAGGGCGTGACTGTGCGGCCGATCCATGACATTACGGGGGACGCTCATTTCTGTGAAGTCTTCTTCGACGACGTGATGCTCGGTGACGATGCGCTGATCGGTGCAGAGGGGTCCGGTTGGGAACAAGTGACGGCGGAACTTGCGTTCGAACGCAGTGGGCCGGAGCGCATTTATTCCACGCTGGTTCTCCTTGACGAGTGGTTTGCTTTCCTCGGTCGTGATATGCCTGTTGATGATGGGCACGTCGCGTTGCTCGGGCGCATGGCCAGCCAGCTATGCGTGCTGCGTGCGATGGCCATTTCGGTCACGGAAAAGCTGGCGCGGGGTGAGAGTCCAGTGGTTGAGGCCGCGCTAGTCAAGGACTTGGGGACGGAATTCGAGCAGCAGATGCCGCTCCTGATTGCTGACAGTCTGGGGGACGATCCGGATCGTCCGGTGCCATCCGTCCTGTTGAAAACCCTGGCATACGTGACACAAATTTCTCCTTCATTTTCTCTGCGAGGCGGCACGCGGGAAATCCTGCGCGGGATGATCGCCCGTGGGCTCGGACTTCGGTAG
- a CDS encoding acetyl-CoA hydrolase/transferase C-terminal domain-containing protein, with amino-acid sequence MVEFHPCSFTHALDVLAAIDGLVAINSVLQVDINGSANAEQVGDRVISTPGGLPDFARGASAAKGGMSVIALRAATKGDAVSNIVTAFGRGVPRTVGAQDIDYVVTEYGVARLRNKSPAQRALELSAVAHPDFRAALRRGETFNRTKEHS; translated from the coding sequence TTGGTCGAATTTCATCCCTGCTCGTTTACACACGCACTTGATGTCCTCGCGGCCATCGATGGGCTCGTTGCGATCAACAGCGTCCTGCAGGTCGACATAAATGGCAGTGCCAATGCCGAGCAGGTCGGCGATCGCGTGATCTCAACGCCCGGAGGACTGCCGGACTTTGCAAGGGGCGCATCAGCAGCGAAGGGCGGTATGAGCGTCATCGCACTCCGCGCCGCAACCAAAGGGGACGCGGTCAGCAACATTGTCACTGCGTTCGGCCGGGGAGTGCCTAGGACAGTAGGTGCGCAAGACATCGATTACGTGGTGACCGAGTATGGGGTTGCTCGACTGCGAAATAAATCGCCAGCACAGCGGGCACTGGAGCTCAGTGCCGTGGCACATCCGGATTTCCGAGCCGCGCTTCGGCGCGGCGAGACATTCAATAGAACGAAGGAGCATTCATGA
- a CDS encoding IS1634 family transposase has product MHVKLTTSGGRRYVQLVESYRDEAGRVKKRTVATLGRAEQVDGSLDAVINGLLKVTGREPMGAKPPAPTVSFESARSLGNVWALTELWKSLGFSGLRRVFRRTRRNTDVEALIRLMVLNRLCDPESKLGVLRWVQTVALPDFGPKAVTHQQLLRSLDALMDHQDEVDAVIAGLLHPLIDQDLSVVFYDLTTIRSEGLSQQAGDVRQYGMAKEGLIARQFMLGVVQTAEGLPIYHEVFDGSTAETRTLLPTLTKVLERFPSVQRLVLVADRGLLSLDNLEALKAVRLASGKPLEFIVAVPGRRYNEFIELLEPFHEQQCATATQEVIAEQAWNELRLVVAHDPVAAATKTEQRNERIDALTRQADQWTGKLTEQDEGVKHRGRKLSDSGAKARFYHAVSEAHLSRILKVDLAEELFSYHIDDKAKRLAEMMDGKLLLVTNAEGLSAQNVIQRYKSLADIERGFKVLKSEIEIGPVYHRLPERIRAHASICFMALILHRVMRSRLKATDAGYTPERALEQLQRIQHHRVRLNGGEPVAGVSTLSTEQNEVLHALGIEKPTAPEQLALL; this is encoded by the coding sequence ATGCACGTCAAGCTCACCACCTCGGGAGGCCGCCGCTACGTCCAGCTCGTCGAGTCCTATCGCGACGAGGCGGGACGGGTGAAGAAGCGCACCGTCGCCACGCTCGGCCGTGCCGAGCAGGTCGATGGTTCGCTCGACGCGGTGATCAACGGCCTGCTCAAGGTCACCGGCCGCGAACCGATGGGCGCCAAGCCACCGGCGCCGACGGTGTCGTTCGAGTCCGCGCGCTCGCTCGGTAACGTGTGGGCGCTGACCGAGCTGTGGAAGTCGCTCGGGTTCTCGGGGCTGCGTCGGGTGTTCCGGCGCACGCGCCGGAACACGGATGTAGAAGCGCTGATCCGCCTGATGGTGCTCAACCGCCTGTGCGATCCGGAATCCAAGCTCGGCGTGCTGCGCTGGGTACAGACGGTGGCGCTGCCCGACTTCGGGCCGAAGGCGGTCACGCACCAGCAGTTGCTGCGCAGTCTCGATGCCCTGATGGACCACCAGGATGAGGTCGATGCGGTGATCGCCGGGCTGCTGCACCCACTGATCGACCAGGATCTGTCGGTGGTGTTCTACGACCTCACCACGATCCGTAGCGAAGGACTCAGCCAGCAGGCTGGCGACGTGCGCCAGTACGGCATGGCCAAGGAAGGACTGATCGCCCGCCAGTTCATGCTCGGCGTGGTGCAGACCGCCGAGGGGCTGCCGATCTACCACGAGGTGTTCGACGGCAGCACGGCCGAGACCCGGACCCTGTTGCCCACGCTCACCAAGGTGCTCGAGCGCTTCCCGTCGGTGCAGCGCCTGGTGCTGGTCGCTGACCGGGGGCTGCTCAGCCTGGACAATCTGGAGGCGCTGAAAGCCGTGCGCCTGGCCAGCGGCAAGCCGCTCGAGTTCATCGTCGCCGTGCCCGGTCGGCGCTACAACGAGTTCATCGAGCTGCTCGAACCCTTCCACGAGCAGCAGTGCGCCACCGCCACGCAGGAAGTGATCGCGGAGCAGGCCTGGAACGAGCTGAGGCTGGTGGTCGCGCACGACCCGGTGGCTGCGGCCACCAAGACCGAGCAGCGCAACGAGCGTATCGACGCGCTGACCCGCCAGGCGGACCAATGGACGGGCAAGCTCACCGAGCAGGATGAAGGCGTGAAGCACCGGGGTCGCAAGCTCTCGGACAGCGGCGCCAAGGCGCGCTTCTACCACGCGGTCAGCGAAGCGCACCTGTCGCGCATCCTCAAGGTGGATCTGGCAGAGGAGCTGTTCAGCTACCACATCGACGACAAGGCGAAGCGCCTTGCCGAAATGATGGACGGCAAGCTGCTGCTGGTCACCAACGCCGAGGGCTTGTCCGCACAGAACGTGATTCAGCGCTACAAGTCGCTCGCCGACATCGAGCGCGGCTTCAAGGTGCTCAAGTCCGAGATCGAGATCGGCCCGGTGTATCACCGCCTGCCCGAGCGGATTCGCGCGCACGCGTCGATCTGCTTCATGGCGCTGATCCTGCATCGGGTCATGCGTAGCCGACTTAAGGCCACCGACGCGGGTTACACGCCCGAGCGCGCGCTCGAGCAACTACAGCGCATCCAGCATCACCGGGTGCGGCTGAACGGCGGCGAGCCGGTGGCGGGAGTGTCGACGCTCAGCACGGAGCAGAACGAGGTGCTTCATGCATTAGGAATCGAAAAGCCAACGGCGCCGGAGCAGTTGGCGCTGTTGTAG
- a CDS encoding 3-hydroxyacyl-CoA dehydrogenase family protein, with the protein MRFSCPASVIELVEVVFHSTVSDAVERVVEFCNAIGKAPVILRKEILGFIVNRIFRAPIRESVTLYEDAYASAEDVDLDVVKRLGCPICAQDTTEIDVFYLARTDEYNETGLASAKPNRIGKEMYAGQLGQEGW; encoded by the coding sequence TTGCGTTTCTCATGCCCGGCATCGGTTATCGAATTGGTGGAGGTTGTCTTTCATTCGACAGTTTCTGATGCCGTTGAACGCGTAGTGGAGTTCTGCAATGCGATCGGGAAAGCACCGGTGATCCTGCGCAAGGAAATATTAGGTTTCATTGTGAATCGCATCTTTCGTGCTCCGATCCGCGAGTCCGTGACTCTCTATGAGGATGCGTACGCATCGGCCGAGGATGTCGATCTCGACGTGGTCAAGAGACTAGGTTGTCCGATATGCGCGCAGGATACAACAGAAATTGACGTTTTCTACCTGGCGCGAACGGATGAATACAACGAAACCGGTCTGGCTTCGGCCAAGCCCAACCGCATCGGCAAGGAGATGTACGCGGGGCAGCTGGGGCAAGAAGGCTGGTAA
- a CDS encoding acyl-CoA dehydrogenase family protein, which translates to MILNEEQSFIRETARKVARERLAPTAAIRDRDCRFPAGELAELGRLGFMGMVVPRAWGGAETDYVSYVAAIMEIAAGDGPISTIMGEHTSVCCLPVLTYGTEEQKNRFLRPMARGEMIGCFCLTEPEAGSDPASIKTIARKDGRSGYVISGTKQFITSGRNGSVGIVFAVTDPNAGKKGISAFVVPTNTPGWTVTRVEEKMGQRSSDTCALSFDDMWVPADSLLGREGEGLRVALSHLDGGRLGIAAQSVGMGRAAFEHALGYAKERRQFGKLLIEHQAVAFRLADMATRLEAAEQLVLHVAAMRDAGLPCFKEASMAKVLASETAERVCSDAIQTLGGYGYLADFPLERIYRDVRVCQIYEGTGDMQRLVIARALTG; encoded by the coding sequence ATGATTCTCAACGAGGAGCAATCGTTCATTCGTGAAACAGCTCGAAAAGTTGCGCGTGAACGCCTGGCGCCTACTGCGGCTATACGCGATCGTGATTGCCGTTTTCCTGCCGGGGAGCTCGCCGAGCTAGGCAGATTGGGCTTCATGGGCATGGTCGTACCACGGGCGTGGGGCGGTGCGGAAACCGATTATGTCTCTTATGTGGCGGCAATCATGGAAATTGCTGCCGGCGACGGTCCGATTTCGACCATCATGGGCGAACACACATCGGTGTGCTGCCTGCCGGTGCTCACCTATGGTACGGAGGAGCAGAAGAACCGCTTCCTTCGTCCTATGGCGCGTGGGGAGATGATTGGCTGTTTCTGCCTGACGGAGCCGGAAGCAGGATCCGACCCGGCCTCCATAAAGACGATAGCGCGCAAGGATGGCCGTTCGGGGTATGTCATCTCGGGTACTAAGCAATTCATCACGTCGGGGCGGAATGGGAGCGTGGGCATTGTCTTCGCCGTTACCGATCCAAACGCCGGCAAGAAGGGAATTTCAGCCTTCGTTGTGCCCACCAATACCCCGGGGTGGACCGTGACCCGCGTTGAGGAAAAGATGGGCCAGCGCTCGTCCGATACCTGCGCCCTTTCATTCGATGACATGTGGGTCCCCGCCGATAGCCTCTTGGGCAGAGAAGGCGAGGGGCTGCGAGTTGCGCTCTCCCACCTTGACGGCGGGCGCCTTGGCATCGCGGCCCAGTCGGTGGGTATGGGACGCGCCGCCTTTGAGCACGCATTGGGTTACGCCAAGGAACGTCGGCAGTTCGGCAAACTCCTCATCGAGCATCAGGCAGTCGCATTCCGCCTCGCCGATATGGCCACGCGGCTTGAAGCGGCCGAGCAGTTGGTGCTACACGTCGCGGCCATGCGTGATGCCGGATTACCCTGCTTCAAAGAAGCATCCATGGCGAAGGTGCTCGCGAGCGAAACGGCGGAGCGGGTCTGCTCGGATGCGATCCAGACTCTGGGAGGATACGGCTACCTGGCTGATTTTCCACTGGAGCGGATCTACCGGGATGTACGGGTCTGTCAGATATACGAGGGCACTGGAGACATGCAGCGATTGGTCATCGCACGTGCACTAACGGGATAA